The following proteins come from a genomic window of Gossypium raimondii isolate GPD5lz chromosome 5, ASM2569854v1, whole genome shotgun sequence:
- the LOC105765879 gene encoding probable arabinosyltransferase ARAD1 gives MFVYMKKKGKQNQTRKGNLSISLYLSSSPVRAMYVKVAICLTFAILLLISCSIYVGTIDAKSYFFPLQPPPLRLSLCATDRPLRVYMYDLPRKFNAGMMDRGTSQVAAPATVENFPPWPKTSGLKRQHSVEYWLMASLLYDEEEGSEAIRVSDPEMADAFFVPFFSSLSFNKHGHVKTDAEADADRQLQVELLEFLRQSKYYQRSGGRDHVIPMTHPNAFRFLRQELNASILIVVDFGRYPRNMSSLSKDVVAPYVHVVDSFTDDDPLDPYESRTTLLFFRGNTVRKDEGKIRVKLANMLAGNDDVHYENSVRTPKSFKMSTKGMRLSKFCLHPAGDTPSSCRLFDAIVSHCVPVIVSDKIELPYEDEIDYTEFSIFFSMKEALEPGYLIDQLRRFPKDRWINMWMRLKNVSPHYEFQYPPKKEDAVNMLWRQVKHKLPGVRLAVHRSRRLKVPDWWRQKR, from the exons ATGTTCgtttatatgaaaaagaaaggaaaacaaaaccAAACCCGGAAGGGAAATCTCAGTATCTCACTGTATCTCTCCAGCTCCCCTGTTAGAGCAATGTACGTAAAAGTTGCGATTTGTTTAACATTCGCCATTCTCCTTCTGATTTCATGTTCCATCTACGTCGGCACCATTGATGCCAAATCATACTTCTTCCCACTGCAACCGCCGCCGCTTCGTCTCTCGCTATGTGCAACCGACCGTCCCCTCCGTGTTTACATGTACGATCTCCCTAGGAAATTCAACGCCGGCATGATGGACCGTGGGACATCCCAGGTGGCGGCTCCGGCCACAGTGGAGAATTTCCCTCCCTGGCCTAAAACTTCCGGTTTAAAGAGGCAACATAGCGTGGAGTATTGGCTGATGGCTTCGCTTCTTTACGACGAAGAAGAAGGGAGCGAGGCGATTAGGGTTTCGGACCCCGAAATGGCGGACGCTTTCTTTGTGCCTTTTTTTTCGTCATTGAGTTTCAATAAGCACGGCCATGTTAAGACGGATGCTGAGGCGGATGCGGATCGCCAGTTACAG GTTGAATTACTTGAATTCTTGCGACAATCCAAGTATTATCAAAGATCCGGAGGCAGAGACCATGTAATTCCCATGACACATCCAAATGCTTTCCGATTTCTTCGACAGGAGTTGAATGCATCTATTCTTATTGTTGTAGATTTCGGTCGCTATCCTAGAAATATGTCAAGTCTAAGTAAAGATGTGGTTGCCCCGTACGTACACGTTGTTGATTCCTTCACAGATGATGACCCTCTGGACCCGTATGAGTCTCGAACTACTCTTCTTTTCTTCCGGGGAAATACTGTCAGGAAAGAT GAAGGCAAAATTCGAGTCAAATTGGCCAATATGTTGGCTGGTAACGATGATGTTCATTACGAAAATAGTGTACGAACTCCAAAAAGCTTTAAAATG TCTACGAAAGGGATGCGATTGTCGAAGTTCTGTCTGCACCCTGCAGGGGACACACCGTCCTCTTGCCGGCTCTTTGATGCTATTGTGAGCCACTGTGTTCCAGTCATTGTCAGTGACAAAATCGAGCTTCCCTATGAGGACGAAATCGATTACACTGAATTCTCGATTTTCTTCTCTATGAAAGAGGCTTTGGAACCAGGTTATTTGATTGATCAGCTACGTCGATTTCCGAAGGATAGATGGATTAATATGTGGATGCGGCTTAAGAATGTTTCTCCTCATTATGAATTCCAATACCCTCCAAAGAAGGAAGATGCGGTCAATATGTTATGGAGACAGGTGAAGCACAAGCTTCCTGGGGTTCGGCTAGCTGTTCATAGAAGTAGAAGGCTGAAAGTTCCGGATTGGTGGCGGCAGAAGAGATGA
- the LOC105765875 gene encoding snRNA-activating protein complex subunit: MEANRTNTVEEEANCSIPKGGPIYISNLISPLTSVPEFQNSVLRQLQELEAELDSPQLAESEDICVDDLKILKEEELVEMALKEAFKEDEHVENASEGLENGSNSGYHTRSRKEHAVETASTSIEPSNGCPSTDLDGAATDRKNGSKKQKRRRMNDRHVEDAYIKKVDELAKIKQKQDEDKATAKLHALNAISKISEGSIPSSDKIERMKSLRFTSSSGKAKSADVKEHIPVLYPETILCVEVYHNIRKWSKVQEFLVLGRQTLTEIKDKICCLTDQVMQKAGRYDPSGYFLIEDIFFNDLRDPCAVDYSEPIFDWLRNSPDDAMKKWESIITGELQQKQRSVLGSVTPSRLPHFKAADMHKTRFCDFRFQLGARYLYCHQGDCKHTIVIRDMRSIHPDDVQNRAAYPIMIFQLKPRVQKCSVCKITRASKVTLDDKWARENPCYFCDYCYSLLHSKDESPLYGEFSVFDYLHE; the protein is encoded by the exons atggaggCGAATCGGACGAACACGGTAGAAGAGGAAGCAAATTGTTCAATCCCAAAGGGTGGCCCCATTTATATTTCCAATCTCATTAGTCCTCTCACCAGCGTGCCTGAGTTTCAAAACTCAGTTCTTCGACAACTCCAG gaattagaggctgaattgGATTCACCTCAACTTGCTGAGTCTGAGGATATTTG TGTTGACGACCTTAAAATTCTCAAGGAGGAAGAGTTAGTAGAAATGGCTCTCAAGGAAGCTTTTAAG GAGGATGAGCATGTTGAAAATGCTTCTGAAGGTTTAGAAAACGGCTCCAATTCAGG TTATCATACAAGATCCAGAAAGGAACATGCAGTAGAGACTGCTTCAACTTCAATCGAGCCCTCAAATGGGTGTCCTAGTACTGATTTAGATGGAGCTGCGACAGATAGGAAGAATGGCTcaaagaagcaaaagagaagGAGAATGAATGACCGTCATGTTGAA GATGCATATATCAAAAAGGTTGACGAACTTGCAAAGATTAAACAAAAGCAGGATGAAGACAAAGCAACAGCAAAGCTACATGCTTTGAA TGCCATCTCCAAGATCTCTGAAGGTTCCATTCCATCGTCTGATAAAATTGAAAGGATGAAATCTCTCCGGTTTACGAGTTCTAGTGGAAAG GCAAAGTCGGCAGATGTCAAGGAGCACATACCAGTGTTATACCCTGAAACTATTCTATGTGTTGAGGTCTACCATAACATACGAAAATGGTCAAAG GTCCAAGAGTTCTTGGTTCTTGGCCGTCAAACCTTAACCGAAATTAAGGACAAGATATGTTGCTTGACTGACCAGGTGATGCAGAAGGCTGGCCGTTATGATCCTTCTGGATATTTCCTTATAGAA GACATATTTTTTAATGACTTGAGAGATCCCTGTGCTGTAGATTACAGTGAGCCTATTTTTGATTGGCTTAGAAACTCTCCAGATGATGCTATGAAAAAATGGGAAAGCATCATAACTGGTGAGTTGCAACAAAAGCAAAGATCAGTTTTAGGCAGTGTGACACCTTCAAGATTGCCTCACTTCAAAGCCGCGGACATGCACAAGACTCGGTTTTGTGACTTTAGGTTTCAACTTGGTGCCAGATATCTCTATTGTCATCAG GGTGACTGCAAGCACACAATCGTGATTAGGGACATGAGGTCGATTCATCCAGATGATGTACAAAACCGAGCAGCTTATCCAATAATGATCTTTCAACTAAAACCCCGAGTTCAGAAATGCAGTGTTTGTAAAATTACGAGAGCCTCGAAGGTGACCTTAGATGATAAGTGGGCAAGGGAGAACCCTTGTTATTTCTGTGATTATTGCTATTCTCTTCTTCATTCAAAGGACGAGTCCCCTCTATATGGTGAATTTTCTGTATTTGATTACTTACATGAGTAG
- the LOC105765877 gene encoding uncharacterized protein LOC105765877 isoform X2, giving the protein MSHSHKLVIKRSSMSRPPPPPPTTNKDQQHQNPSLQEINIKSGEKERLKELLRERLLECGWIDEMKALCRAFTRKKGRNNVTVDDLVHVISPKGRASVPNSMKAELLQRIRAFLASTAD; this is encoded by the exons ATGTCTCACTCTCACAAATTGGTGATCAA gagGTCTTCGATGAGTcgtccaccaccaccaccaccaactACAAACAAGGATCAACAGCATCAAAATCCTtctcttcaagaaatcaatatCAAG AGCGGAGAAAAAGAACGGCTGAAGGAGCTTTTGAGGGAAAGGCTTCTTGAATGTGGTTGGATTGACGAGATGAAAGCTCTTTGCag GGCATTTACAAGGAAGAAAGGAAGGAACAATGTTACAGTGGATGATCTAGTTCATGTAATCAGCCCAAAAGGCAGAG CATCCGTTCCCAATTCCATGAAGGCTGAACTGTTACAACGGATCCGAGCTTTCCTTGCATCAACAGCAGATTGA
- the LOC105765877 gene encoding uncharacterized protein LOC105765877 isoform X1, with protein sequence MSHSHKLVIKRSSMSRPPPPPPTTNKDQQHQNPSLQEINIKLIQSGEKERLKELLRERLLECGWIDEMKALCRAFTRKKGRNNVTVDDLVHVISPKGRASVPNSMKAELLQRIRAFLASTAD encoded by the exons ATGTCTCACTCTCACAAATTGGTGATCAA gagGTCTTCGATGAGTcgtccaccaccaccaccaccaactACAAACAAGGATCAACAGCATCAAAATCCTtctcttcaagaaatcaatatCAAG TTGATTCAGAGCGGAGAAAAAGAACGGCTGAAGGAGCTTTTGAGGGAAAGGCTTCTTGAATGTGGTTGGATTGACGAGATGAAAGCTCTTTGCag GGCATTTACAAGGAAGAAAGGAAGGAACAATGTTACAGTGGATGATCTAGTTCATGTAATCAGCCCAAAAGGCAGAG CATCCGTTCCCAATTCCATGAAGGCTGAACTGTTACAACGGATCCGAGCTTTCCTTGCATCAACAGCAGATTGA